The Cryptomeria japonica chromosome 9, Sugi_1.0, whole genome shotgun sequence DNA segment AGGTTATTTGTCAAAAAAATACATTTGAATGAAGCTTTTACAAGAAACTCAATCACAATTTTTATGCCTTTTCACATCATAAATAGGGATCAATTTCCAAATAAGATACACCAATATGACTGTACAAATGCACTTCCATAAAGATTTTATTAGGTACTCTTATCTAAATTCCAACCCTTATCATTTTATAAGAAGGGTTTTCAAACTTGGTCCACTCAATCCATGTGTGTATTACTTTCCCCAAGTTAACTAAGCTTACATAAATGGTACACAGGGTATATATACAAACTAGTCtaattttgaagaaaatattttttgatatatatgaaaataGAGCAACCTAACATTCTACACTTACCCTAATAAGAAACCTATCTACTAAAATATATTGGGTTGAAACTGAAGTCTAGATTATGGAACATAAACTTAAGATTCAATATTGGCCAAGTTGAAGTCTAGGCAGTATAATTCATTTGTCAAAAATGATGAGATTGTCTTTAGACATCATTAGAATATCCCTATACCTGACTCATTTCAATTGATCAAAATGCCCATAATGATGTTGGTCCTGGGTGTACACCTATAATATCTTTTAAGAGTATCTTTCTTTCAGATACTTTAAACAATTAGATATTTCATCTATAAGTAGATAAACAACGAGGCATCCATGGAACCCAAAACTTTATCAATTTATCGAAGTTCTTTTTCAAACATTTTTTAGGGGTGGACATAATGCAATGCTATGTTGATCAAAACATTTGTCAAAATTCTCACAATCTCTGAACGTTATAAATTGTATTGTTATGCATTTGAGGCATATTGTGAAGAAACAAACATAGCAAGCCTAAAACATGTACCTAAGATGTAGATTTTAAAATTCTTATGTTTCAAAACTAAAATTATTTAGGCTCAGTTCAAGTTAGCAATCTCAGCTATCAACCTTGGCATCCAACATAGCTGTTTTAAATGAAACTTATCTAATATGTATCAActattaaataaaaaacaaacaaaatggATTTGGAAATAAATGAACTTACAAGGCAGAAGTAACGAGGATGGAAATTTGAAACACCAAACTGAAGAGGACTTAAGATGAATGTGTAACCACATAAACATGTAAGAACATAAATACATGTACATAGACATAAAAATAGTGAACTGTTTCACAAAATGCCTCAAAAAAGTTCTTGTTTCCTATAAGACTTCAATATAgtccaaacaatcatcaaaatatagttttaAGAGAAATTAGAACAATCTCAAATGATTGCCATAGTCCTATGACACATCACAAGCAactctttttcaaaatttgtatTAGTAGAATCTCAAAGCATAGATCAATGATGAAGACAGGGGCATGAAAGAGTTGAAAGCTCATATAAAATATAGTGATTTATGCAAACCATTTAAATCACAATGAAGTGAAGAAGATTAAATATTCCAGTCCAGCCAAAGGATACTTATGAGACACCAAAAGATGCATAATGACATGCCATATGGTATTACGAAAAGACACCTTTCAAAGCGATAATAAATAGAATACAAAAGTTTGCAACAAACTTGATTAAGCTCATGTGAACAAGGCTTTTTATTCAAGCTAAAAGGGTTGCTAATCTATGAGGAAAAGGATAGATTTGGTGTGAGCGTTGCAGGCATAAAACCTCCCAGCACAACAAACAACAAAACCACTCTGGAGGTTAGTTTTCCAACCCACAAACATGCAATATAAATACCTTGTTGCTAATAACTCCTTAAACTCTCATCGTTGCAATGACACTACTGCAAACAAAACCTACCTTCAAAAAGAAATCACTAATATCGCATATAGAAAAGGTACGTAACATGGACATCAATGCCATTAAATGCCATTAAATATCTGCCTTGTCCATTTGCTAGCTCAATGCATTTATTTCCCACGGCAAGCAATTTTGCTATCCATTTCTATGCCACCGAAAATTGTGTCCGTAAAACAAAAATGATGCTCGGGAAATGATAAAAACCGAGAGGCTGAAAGAAATCACTAATATTGTAAATAGAAAAGGTACTTAGCATGGACATCAACACTATTAAATGACATTAATTGTTTGCCTCGTCGTTTGCCAGGACAATGCATTTATTTGCAATGACAAACAATTTGGCTGTCCATTTCCATGCCATTGGAAACTATGCCCACAAGACAAAACAATGCTCGAGAAATGGTAAAAACCAGGAGGCTAACAGTTTTCCGGGCATAAATGCCCCATTAAAATCCTATCAGCTTAAAAATGAATCTTTGGTTTTAAAGTTATTAAATTAAATTCAAGTACTAAATTCTGATTTGAGTAATATTGTGTCCATTGTTTTGTATCTTATCATTTAATTTTCCATGTGCATGCTTCTCTCATTCCATGccatattttcattcttctattacATCCATGAATGATTTTTGTGTATTTACTTATTGGAGACTCTTTCCTCTCACTATGTAAAATAAAGTAAATACAAAGCTGCATTTTTTTTGTGTAGATTAAATCCAAAAAGGTTGGAGTGCATGAACAACATTCCATGAAAATATTTTAGAAAAAGAGTTACACACATTTGTCGGTTCCATCTGTTACAACTTGTGTCACCTTAAGTATTCTGCTTTTAACTTGTGCCAATATGTCTACAATTTATTTTAAACAAAGACCTGCGAAAAATAactaaagaaaaagaaagaaaaaaattatccACGAGGGAGCTTAAATATGATTAAAGGGGCTTTTAGCAAAAATTGCTTTAAAGTCTTTATTATACTCACTTTTATTATACAAAGAATTTCTCTCCAACAAGGGCCTTAACCAAAGCAACCTTATATATTTCACAAATCCAAAACATTTATTTAGAGAATATAAGATGGGAATGTAAATTCACTTGTAAATTTAAAAATCTTGAAATTGTAAAGTTAAAAAAGATGAACAAATCAAAATATTGAATTGGTGAATATaaaactctaaagtagcttaccaaaCAAATTATTTGAGAAATACATTGGTAATTTGTGAAACCACAATGATTTAGTTTAAACGACCAAATTAATCTCCAAGTCTTTGATCTCATTATTAAAATGATAATATTAATTGTTAGCCTTTGAGATGATAAACTCTTCGAAATATTAATGCCAATCCTTGGGTTTTGTGATCATAAACCAATaaaaccctatccctaatccttGCAATTTGAAAACCCTTTTCTTGGAGTTCCCAAATCCTTAAAACTCTAACTATAAAAGAAATAGCCCCATAGTTAACAAAATCATTTCAAATGGTTTTAAGTATATCATCTGCCAAGAACCAAAATTAAAGGAACAAGAAAATAGAACCAAACAATAATAAACCAAgaaaacaaaagaacaaaaaatataggATTAAAAAACAACCATAGATGCATTTAATTCTGATTTTCAAATACCAAATGATTTGTCTCAAAATCTCCATTACCTTCTTTACATACATAGATTATATTTTAAAAAGCCAACTAACCCTAAATTTGCATTCATTCAAATAACTTATATTGATAAGAAGTAAATTACAATGCCCTTTTTAGCATACCTTCGATGTTCTTACAATTGAGGGGAATTTGGTTGAACAAAAAGAAGAATGGTCTCCATAAAACTAGAAAATATGTGAACCAATTAAGAAGCTAACCTTATGGGGTTGTAAAGAATTAAGAATAAATtagttatgatattgctatcagggttcaactctGTAGTTCTTGACTCAAACTCATTGACcaatgtttcatgagtagtggttcacaagaacccatctctcatgagaatgaatggtccacttagcactcattgcatctaggtgatgctcacaggggtgaagcattAGGACTTCTCGGGAGGCCACCCATCCCAGTACAACTTTGTGGACCATTCATTcacatgagagatgggttcttgtgaatcactactcatgaaatatgggtcaatgagtttgactcaagaaCTACATAGTTTGAAGAGATCCTCAAggccatgaccactctcaaaaatcACAAGGCACATGCCTAGATGATTTACCTATTGAACTTTATAaagattctaatgagtggatcgGGTTGGACTTGTTAAAAGTGTATGAGGAAGCCTTATAAAAAGTATATTTGGGAGCAAAGATAAATAAAGCGGTAATTAAGTTGCTCCCTAAAGATGGGGACAAGTCTCTCATTAAAAATTGGAGACTTATTACTTTGCTAAACGTCTCTTATAAAATATTAGCCTACTCTCAGATTAGTGGATATCTTGCCTAGTTTTGTGAGTAACACTCAAACTGGATTTATCAAAGGAAGATATATACTTGAAAATCTTATTACCAACTAGAAGGCTATGAATTGGGCCAATTACACCAACCAAAAAGTGTTTATGTTCCTTATTGATTTTGAAATGGCATATGGCAAAATTGAATGGAGTTTTCTTCTCACGATGTTGGAATCATTTGGTTTCCCTAAAGAATGCTGACAAATGGTTCAAATCCTACTTAAAGACACCTTTTTCTAGGTGGAGGTCAATGGTTCCTATATGTTACCCCTCACTCTAGAAAGATCCATTAGACAAGGGTGCCTATTGGCCTTAGCCCTCTTTGTAATTTAAGTTGATGCTATTTTTTACCTCCTTAGAGATTCTAACTTCTCCCCAGAAGTTAAAGGCACCACCTTGCCTAATAAGGAGGACTTGATTAATatatagtttgtggatgacacatctctttttttagagcttgatgaggaAAACATGGACTCCTTAATAGaaaaattgaatattttttgtGATTCCTTAGGGGCCAAGATCTCTAACACTAAATCCATCCTGCATTGGGTGGGAAGAGACACCCCTTGTCTGGTTCAGTAAGTATAACTATCAATTGGGGGGAGGGGGGGTCAACTAAGCAGGTTAGGTATATGGGTATACCATTTGTAGTTAACCCTTGTTTAAAGGATATGTGGGTTTGGATAAAAGAGAATATTGAGAACAAGTTGGTTGGATGGAATAAGCATTACTTGTCCATGGCTGGAAGGATACAAGTGTACCAGAAAATTCTTTCCTCCTATAGTCTCTATTATGCTTATGTGTGGATGTTAAGCAATTATCAGATTAATGATATCCAAAAAACCATTAGAAACTTCCTTTGGTATGATGATAGAGGTAACAAGAAATTGCACTCTGTCAACTGGAACTGGTGTTGCTTAAGCAAGTAGTTGGGTGGTTTGGGATTGAAGGATCTTAGGGTGCAGGGAATTGCATTGGTTGTCAAATGAATCCTTCACATCATGGAAGGTAATGAACCTTGGAAAGTGCTCATGAGGAATAATGTTAGGCTTTTTGTTCCTAAGCAGGCCAAGACATGGAAGTTGCTCCCCCTTAGTGACCTTTTAACTAGTAATTTCCCAGTTTCCTTGACCTACTCTAATGTATTTAAAGTGATATGGAAGACTTGGCAATGTATTAGAAGCCTTGTTTCCCACAATAGAATTCTTAGTAATGACAACTCCTTATGTAGGGAAAGATCTATCTAGAAGAATTTAGTCCACAAGGGTAGAATGCTTGCCCTATTTCAAGGATGTTCTACTAAGAGTTGGAATGCTAAGGGTATATGTTGTTTAAATGATATTATTATTTATGGTCAACTAATGTCTTGGAATCCTCTCGGCCTTAAATATTAGTTGCCTCATTGTCATTGAAGGACCTACTTTGTGTTGCGAGAAGCCTATAGTAGCCTCCATTTGTCCAAGCAGTGTTTAGTAGTAGATGGCAGGCTCTCATCCTTCACATGGATGGATGGTACCTTGCAGATGAACACCAAGGCTAAAGTTGTTTATAACGCTCTTTTTTTGGAATCTAAATTGCAACAATAGTGATTTGCAAAAAGTTTTACCAGGTTGTGGGGCAGTGTTAACATGCCCAAGAAAGAATATTTTAAATGGTTATTTATTTTGCAAAGGTTGCTCATCAAGAATGTGCATCAGTCTAATGATATTTGCATTATTTGTTGAGTATTCGAATCTATTAAGCATATGTTGTTTGAATGTATTGTGGCTAAGAAAATATGAAATCTCTTTGGtattaaattttctaattttttttcttattatgTTGTCATGTTTGGATTTATTACTGGTATCAAGGATGATAATTTTTTTTGGTCTATTCTAACATTTGAAATACTTTCCAGGCTATTTGGGCTCTTAGTAATGAAGATAAATTTTAAGGAAAGGGTAGACTGCTTACTAAGTCTTTACGAAGACTTGTTGTTTACAATAATGGATTGTAGGTCACAATCGTGATGAGGCTTTCAGTGAAGAAGTTTGAGCAgttcatcaaagatgacacaaccAAGCTCTCCCTTTCTAAGCTCTCCCATGGCTACACCTGGTTCAAGTTCAAGGTGAAAAGATCTCCATTTGTCAATGCTTTGGAAGCATTTATGCGTGAAATTAATGAAGGTAAGTGGGTGTAAAGAGAATACTAGGCCCAAAAGCTAGTTGCAACACGTGTAGTTGATTGGAACAAGAATATCACCTGGATGGAAGGCCCCTTGGGTTGGACTGCCTGGGTTGACAACTAAATTGGATGGTGTCATTTGAGTCATGTGTTGATTCTTTTTGTATGGTTATGTACTCCATGTTTAATCAAATGTATATGGTCAAGGGTAGTTAGAGTCAATGTATAGGCCCATTTTCAGTGTAGGGCTATATAAGTCTTCTAGGAAAGTGCTTATTGTTTCTTGGCTTCTTAAGTGATATAGTAATATATGTTAACTGATACCGTGACTATAGTCTTTTGATGTACAAAGtcttctatctttatttaatattgAAAAATGGTTATAGAAGAAATAGTTTATAAATAACTATTGAGGAGTAACTTATGGGATATACAATAACACATCAACGTATCCTTATTAATATTTCACATTTTGACTTAAGAAATTGGCTTGATTTGCAATGATATGTAAACTAGTAACAATTATCTGCTCATGTTTATTTGTATTTTCACCAACAAAGACGATTCTCACACCCAAACGGTGGCTTGATTTGTGTTTAAACAATTCCAATGGTTGTGATCTCATTTAGACATGAAAATTTAAGATGTTATTGTTGACACAGATGGCTGACCTCCATAATGTGACTGTTGGAAGCCTCTCAACTTAATAATTAACTCATAAGCTTTTCTAGGTATATAAATTTTCAAgcccaatttttttaaagaaatgttAACCTCACGTTCCCATGCGGTTGCCTAAGGCAGTGTTTCCATGGAAAATTATTAAAATTGTTAGGAAAGGATAATATAGAATCTTTTCCTATTTTTGCAGTTATTGTTTAAGAAATGAAAATAGGCAAATAAAAAACAACTAAAAAATGTCAAGTGTCTTCATAAATTTCCTTCCTTCCTTTATTTGCCACCAAAATTTCCTTCTTTTATTTACCAACaaattttctctccaaattttatgtgaaaaaattacattaaaaaaaaaaagacttcTTAAAATTAAGCAAAATTAACAGCTGCATGGGACCACTAGCTCCACAAATTTATTTGCCACCAAATTTTCCCTATTTCATTTACCAccaaattttctttccaaattttatatgaaaagtttacatttaaaaaaaattaaaacaaattctTAAAATTAAATTAAGCAAAATTAAAGCTAAAAACCTGTTAAATTAAGAATAACCGTTACCCACAAATTTCTCCTAAAAATTAAGAGTTATATGAGATCTTACTTTAAGTATCTCATTTTAGAAAAAGTGATCTCAGAACACGAAAAAAGAAACCCTATAAAAGGAATGGCATCTCCCATATCAACATACCTAAAGTTGCACAAAATTTGTTAGTACTTGCTCCACGTGCAAGGCTTaatattttgtttttaattttaattttcactGTTCAAGAAGCTTTTTAacttttagtatatatatatatatatatatatatatatatatttgatttagaTAGAAAAGAGTAGTGAAATACAACAAAATAAATTATACTATTAAtattgatatttaaaaaaatattttatcatataatttaaatattacaaGCTATATTTATAACTAAATTAATTTACacaattttaataataattaataaattataattatattaaatattcattttataATATTGTATAAAATTTTATCttctataaatataaataaaagaaaaattataattaaaaactaaAAGTTAAAAAGCTTCTTGAAcgtgaaaattaaaattaaaaacaaaaaattaaacctTGCACTACTGACAAATTTCTGACAAATGGTAGGAATGGAGAGCCTTCAATCGTCTGTACATCAGAGCACTGTGGGATATGTGAGGTCCCTGCCAACTAGGGACTGCAAAATTGGAAGAAGTGCAAtaatttttcattcttcttttccTTCAACCATGTGATCTGTTAAGCTTTTGGAGGCACTGGCTATTGGGCCCTTTAAACAGCACCCCATAGCCTCCATattcaaaatatataaaaaataaaaaaatataatataaataaaaaatattaacaatTTTTTATGCTGCAGACCGTATATGGAGGCATACCTGCACATATATGGAGGCATAGGGTGGAGGCATAGGGCCGTAGGGAGGCTATGGGGTGCTGTTTAAAGGGCCCCATAGCcagcacatttttttttttttttgctgcaGACCGTATATGGAGGCATAGGGCCGTAGGGAGGGTATGGGGTGCTGTTTAAAGGGCCCCATAGCCAGAGCCTCTCTTGAAGATCTAAATTTGTGATCTTTCTTTGGAATACTAAAGCAATGATGCAGAGGGCTCTGGTCAGGGTTAGGGTAAAGGTTAAGTTGAAGGTTAGGTTATACGATCTCTGTTCACGGCAATAATGCAGGGGGCTCTGGTCAGGGTTAGGGTAAAGGTTAGGTTGAAGGTTAGGTTATACGATCTCTGTTCACGGCAATAATGCAGGGGGCTCTGGTCAGGGTTAGGGTAAAGGTTAAGTTGAAGGTTAGGTTATACGATCTCTGCTCACGGCATTAAATGCAGGGCACTCCATGGAACTCGAGGCTTTCTCTATAAATTGCCCTCAAATTCCTGTATTTTCTCATGGATTCAGCCATGGCCAGGGTAGAGGTGGATGGAAAATGTAGCATTTTCCCTGCCCGCCCTTCTCTACCGCAGCAATGCAAACTCACCTATTCAGATCTGCGGCTGTTGTACGTCCATTATACACAGAAATGCGTCCTCTTCTCCAACCCTAGAGGCTGCATAATCCAGGATTTTGAGTCCATGGTGGAGCGCCTGAAGAAAAGCCTGTCGGAAACCCTAGTTCACTTCTATCCGCTGGCAGGAAGACTGGAAACATGTGAGGGCGAGGTGTATATTGACTGTAATGACAGTGGAGCAGAGTTTATAGAAGCATCTGCGCCAGATCTTTGCCTCGCACAAATCATGGCGGAAAACATCCCTCATCAGCTCTTTCCTTTCAATGGTGCTTTCAGCATAGACGGCCACTTTCTGCCGTTATTAGCAGTTCAGGTTATTTAGCCCCTGTAATCTCACTTGTTAGATAGTTTTAAGGAATGAAATGTAGAACTTGTGAAGAAAAATGTGTGTTTTCTAtctgttttttttattattaaggaatgaaatgtaaaaccaaaaaatattgaaagaaatGAACAGCTTCTCAAGAAAAAATTGTGTTTGTTCGGTGTTTTTTAAGTGAAATTTTGGAGGAAACTCTTTTGTCAAGTACGCTGGAGTTAGATGCAATGAGTGTGTTAAGTGGTCTCATGAGAGATGGTTCCTATGAATGAACTCATTATTCATGAAACATGGAAAATAGCTCATATTTATCATGGAAAATATCTTGTACTTATCAGTATTTAactgtttttttaattttaatattgtaTTTACCTATTTTATGAGGAAATGAACAATTGAAGTTATGAACAGATGAAGTTTTTGGTGTTTTGCCCTTCCTTCTTTTCTGTTATTGTTctgtttttttgtttctttctataATGTTGCTTTGTTCTATTGACTTGCTCAACTTCGTAATTGTATATGATTCTTCttatttcaataaaaaaatgtttttagaaTTGTTTTAATTTGGTGATCCTTCTTACTTCCATATTTTTTTTAGAATTGTTTTAATATGATGATAATCGAATTGTCTTAAAATGAGGATAATCTAAAGTGCGATATAATATAACcaattttttttgatgaaatttaattcatttttatttattatttattatttattagtcACGTCATTATGTAATATATAAAAGACACATTTCTTGAATATAGGTGAAGTCTTTATTCAAGTTAGTTAGtactatatatttttttaacataCATGATATATTATTTAAGTTGAATTAAATTAAATGGTAGTATTTCTTATTTTTTGAGAGTTtatataatgattttatttttaataattctaATATATTGATTTTTTTACTTAGGTGACAAAGTTGATAGATGGGATTGTATTGGCATTCACAATCAACCATGCACTTGCTGATGGGTCGTCAAACTGGCATTTTATTAATTCTTGGTCTCAACTATGTCGAGAACCTTCGAGCATTCCTCTCCTTCCACTGCACACACGTTGTTTCTCTACAGCTTCTTCGACCAAGGTCAACATACAACACAACAATATGAGAAAACAAAGGTTTGACAATTTTACCCCACGACCATTAAGTGAAAAAAGATTTCATTTCAATGAGAAAACCATATCTCAACTAAAGGAAGAAGCCAATGAGGCATTTAAAGAGAAATCTATCTACATCTCCTCCTTTCAAGCATTGTGTGCACATGTATGGCAAGGAATCACACGAGCTAGAGGACTTTCCCCTAATGAAGAAACTAGTTTATGTTTTTCAATAAATTGTCGATCTAAAATGGTCCCTCCATTGCCTTACTCATACTTTGGCAATGCTCTTCAAGGAG contains these protein-coding regions:
- the LOC131062769 gene encoding BAHD acyltransferase DCR isoform X1; its protein translation is MDSAMARVEVDGKCSIFPARPSLPQQCKLTYSDLRLLYVHYTQKCVLFSNPRGCIIQDFESMVERLKKSLSETLVHFYPLAGRLETCEGEVYIDCNDSGAEFIEASAPDLCLAQIMAENIPHQLFPFNGAFSIDGHFLPLLAVQVTKLIDGIVLAFTINHALADGSSNWHFINSWSQLCREPSSIPLLPLHTRCFSTASSTKVNIQHNNMRKQRFDNFTPRPLSEKRFHFNEKTISQLKEEANEAFKEKSIYISSFQALCAHVWQGITRARGLSPNEETSLCFSINCRSKMVPPLPYSYFGNALQGVRATMTTRELLGGSRSSIALSLHRTIASHQDAQIKAELDKPPRLIDLNDFIGNNSILMGSSHRFPIYDNDFGWGSPISVSSGWANKFDGKLTVYPGRDKLGSIDIEVCLLPQTMNALESDTHFICPFNV
- the LOC131062769 gene encoding BAHD acyltransferase DCR isoform X2 yields the protein MDSAMARVEVDGKCSIFPARPSLPQQCKLTYSDLRLLYVHYTQKCVLFSNPRGCIIQDFESMVERLKKSLSETLVHFYPLAGRLETCEGEVYIDCNDSGAEFIEASAPDLCLAQIMAENIPHQLFPFNGAFSIDGHFLPLLAVQVTKLIDGIVLAFTINHALADGSSNWHFINSWSQLCREPSSIPLLPLHTRCFSTASSTKVNIQHNNMRKQRHIIQYLLGRHS